From a single Streptomyces liliifuscus genomic region:
- a CDS encoding wax ester/triacylglycerol synthase family O-acyltransferase encodes MTSDLLAPLDLAFWNIESAEHPMHLGALGIFAANSPAAAAHAADLLAARAAGVPGLRMRIRDIWQPLDLRQPLAFAFGGATREPVTDFEPFDHIRLHAPVADFHAAAGAIMQRPLERGKPPWEAHVVPGVEGTSFAVLFKFHHALADGLRALTLAAALMDPMDMPTPRPRPKEPSRGLLPDVRKLPALVRGTLSDVGRALDIGASVARATWGVRSCAALVSEPTGTRRVAGVNVDLDEIHKIRKSAGGTVNDVLIAVVAGALRRWLDERGDGSEGVAPRALIPVSRRRPRTAHPQGNRLSGYLIRLPVDDPDPLGRLDTVRTAMNRNKDAGPNRGAGAVALLADHVPALGHRLGGPVVGQAARLLFDILVTSVPLPSLGMKLGGCPLTEVYPLAPLARGQALAVAVSTFRGKVHYGLVADAEAVPDLDRFAKALTAEVEELLTACAL; translated from the coding sequence TTGACCTCTGACCTTCTCGCACCACTCGACCTGGCGTTCTGGAACATCGAGTCCGCGGAGCACCCGATGCACCTCGGGGCCCTCGGGATCTTCGCGGCCAACTCGCCCGCCGCGGCCGCGCACGCGGCCGACCTCCTCGCGGCCCGCGCGGCCGGCGTCCCCGGGCTGCGGATGCGGATCCGCGACATCTGGCAGCCGCTCGACCTGCGGCAGCCACTGGCCTTCGCGTTCGGCGGAGCAACCCGCGAACCCGTGACCGACTTCGAGCCCTTCGACCACATCCGGCTGCACGCACCCGTCGCGGACTTCCACGCGGCCGCGGGCGCGATCATGCAGCGCCCCCTGGAGCGCGGCAAGCCTCCGTGGGAGGCCCACGTCGTGCCCGGCGTGGAGGGCACCTCGTTCGCCGTGCTCTTCAAGTTCCACCACGCCCTGGCCGACGGACTGCGGGCACTGACGCTCGCCGCGGCGCTCATGGACCCCATGGACATGCCGACGCCCCGCCCCCGCCCCAAGGAGCCCTCGCGCGGCCTGCTCCCCGACGTGCGCAAGCTGCCCGCCCTCGTCCGCGGCACGCTCTCCGATGTGGGCCGGGCCCTCGACATCGGCGCCTCCGTCGCCCGCGCCACCTGGGGCGTACGCTCCTGCGCCGCCCTGGTCTCCGAGCCGACCGGCACCCGCCGCGTCGCGGGCGTGAACGTGGACCTCGACGAGATCCACAAGATCCGCAAGAGCGCCGGCGGCACCGTCAACGACGTCCTGATCGCCGTCGTCGCGGGCGCCCTGCGCCGCTGGCTGGACGAGCGCGGCGACGGCAGCGAGGGTGTGGCGCCCCGGGCCCTGATCCCCGTCTCACGGCGCCGCCCGCGCACCGCCCACCCGCAGGGCAACCGGCTCTCCGGCTACTTGATACGGCTTCCCGTCGACGACCCGGACCCGCTCGGACGGCTCGACACGGTCCGAACGGCCATGAACCGCAACAAGGACGCCGGCCCCAACCGCGGCGCGGGCGCCGTCGCACTGCTCGCCGACCATGTGCCGGCGCTCGGCCACCGGCTCGGCGGACCCGTCGTCGGCCAGGCCGCCCGGCTGCTCTTCGACATCCTGGTCACCAGCGTGCCGCTGCCCAGCCTCGGCATGAAGCTCGGCGGCTGCCCGCTCACCGAGGTCTATCCCCTCGCCCCGCTGGCCCGCGGCCAGGCCCTCGCGGTCGCCGTCTCCACCTTCCGCGGGAAGGTCCACTACGGTCTCGTCGCCGACGCGGAGGCCGTGCCGGACCTCGACCGGTTCGCCAAGGCGCTGACCGCCGAGGTGGAGGAACTGCTCACCGCCTGCGCGCTCTGA
- a CDS encoding GH92 family glycosyl hydrolase: protein MRWTGRPRPRTAAVIAAALLGLGGGLTAPDVRAAEPGEGRLTELVNPFIGTQNEGNTFPGAAVPFGMVQLSPDTGHNTGYDYSQRHIRGFSLVHLSGVGCRLGGDLPVLPTTGDVTQTDYAKYAAEFGHDAEKASPGHYKVGLKSGIDAELTATARTGVQRYTFPATDKANVLLNAGQSLHRTVSTSIEILDDRTVRSTITGSGFCRATGPYTVHTLTRFDRPFTTSGTWQGDTVTEGSTRSAGTGRNGAYLRFDTTKDRTVEATTALSYVDARGAAVNLRSEGGRSFDSVRDSARRAWEDRLDDVRVRGGEETLRRTFYSSLYRSFLAPNIGSDADGRYTGWDRKVHREKGFTYYQNWSLWDTYRTQAQLLALLAPRESRDMALSVLQIDEEGGWLPKWGYGTIETNIMTGDPVTPFLTNAYQQGLLDGHEERTYRALKKNADGVPPADSPALGREGNKEYIADGFVPRLKGRPHAKPGDSDYDHGASATLEYALSDAMLAQMARDLGHEADAARYAARAQNYRRIFDPSTGFFRARDASGAFTGAADPARTEGFHEGTSWQYQWLVPQDLPGMIDLIGGRQAANDRLDAFFAYDRLMKDPARTAREVWVNGPYAYYNADKYNPQNEPDLIAPYTYLSTGRPWQTTDVVRAALTLFTDAPTGMTGNDDLGTMSAWHVLSSIGIFPVQPGFDTWGLSTPVFERVDLALDRRYHPLGALAVTAGPDVSDGRRYIRAVQGDGVAHDRTYLTTDELRGIRELAFTVGAKPSDWGTDPDAAPPVLK from the coding sequence ATGAGATGGACCGGACGCCCGCGCCCGCGTACGGCGGCGGTGATCGCCGCCGCCCTGCTCGGGCTGGGCGGTGGGCTCACCGCTCCCGACGTCCGGGCCGCCGAGCCGGGGGAGGGCCGCCTCACCGAGCTGGTCAACCCGTTCATCGGCACCCAGAACGAGGGCAACACCTTTCCGGGCGCCGCCGTGCCCTTCGGCATGGTGCAGCTGTCCCCGGACACCGGGCACAACACCGGCTACGACTACTCGCAGCGCCACATCCGCGGCTTCTCCCTCGTCCACCTGTCCGGTGTCGGCTGTCGCCTCGGCGGGGATCTGCCGGTCCTGCCGACGACGGGTGACGTCACACAGACCGACTACGCGAAGTACGCCGCCGAATTCGGGCACGACGCGGAGAAGGCGAGCCCCGGCCACTACAAGGTCGGCCTGAAGAGCGGCATCGACGCCGAACTGACCGCCACCGCGCGCACCGGTGTGCAGCGCTACACCTTTCCGGCCACGGACAAGGCGAACGTCCTGCTGAACGCCGGCCAGTCGCTGCACAGGACGGTCTCCACGTCGATCGAGATCCTCGACGACCGCACCGTACGCAGCACGATCACCGGCAGCGGCTTCTGCCGCGCCACCGGGCCGTACACCGTCCACACCCTCACCCGCTTCGACCGGCCGTTCACCACGTCCGGCACCTGGCAGGGCGACACGGTCACCGAGGGCTCGACACGCTCGGCCGGCACGGGCCGCAACGGCGCGTACCTCCGCTTCGACACCACGAAGGACCGCACGGTCGAGGCGACCACCGCCCTGTCGTACGTGGACGCGCGCGGCGCGGCCGTGAACCTCCGCTCCGAAGGAGGCCGCTCCTTCGACAGCGTCCGGGACTCGGCGCGGCGGGCCTGGGAGGACCGGCTCGACGACGTACGGGTGCGAGGCGGCGAGGAAACGCTCCGGCGCACCTTCTACTCCTCTCTCTACCGGTCCTTCCTCGCCCCGAACATCGGCAGCGACGCGGACGGCCGCTACACCGGCTGGGACAGGAAGGTCCACCGCGAGAAGGGCTTCACCTACTACCAGAACTGGTCGCTGTGGGACACCTACCGCACCCAGGCACAGCTCCTGGCCCTGCTCGCGCCGCGCGAGTCGCGTGACATGGCGCTCTCCGTCCTGCAGATCGACGAGGAGGGCGGCTGGCTGCCCAAGTGGGGCTACGGGACGATCGAGACCAACATCATGACCGGCGACCCGGTCACCCCGTTCCTCACCAACGCCTACCAGCAGGGCCTGCTGGACGGGCACGAGGAGCGGACCTACCGGGCGCTGAAGAAGAACGCCGACGGAGTGCCGCCCGCCGACTCGCCCGCGCTGGGACGGGAGGGCAACAAGGAGTACATCGCCGACGGATTCGTGCCCCGCCTCAAGGGCCGCCCGCACGCCAAGCCCGGTGACTCGGACTACGACCACGGGGCGTCCGCGACGCTGGAGTACGCCCTGTCCGACGCGATGCTCGCCCAGATGGCCCGGGATCTCGGGCACGAGGCGGATGCCGCGCGGTACGCCGCCCGCGCCCAGAACTACCGCCGGATCTTCGACCCCTCGACCGGCTTCTTCCGGGCCCGGGACGCCTCGGGCGCCTTCACGGGCGCGGCCGATCCGGCCAGGACCGAGGGATTTCACGAGGGCACGTCCTGGCAGTACCAGTGGCTCGTTCCGCAGGACCTGCCCGGGATGATCGACCTGATCGGCGGCAGACAGGCCGCGAACGACCGGCTCGACGCGTTCTTCGCGTACGACCGGCTGATGAAGGACCCCGCGAGGACGGCCCGCGAGGTGTGGGTCAACGGACCGTACGCCTACTACAACGCCGACAAGTACAACCCCCAGAACGAGCCCGACCTGATCGCCCCGTACACCTATCTGTCGACCGGCCGGCCCTGGCAGACCACCGACGTGGTGCGTGCCGCGCTGACCCTCTTCACGGACGCGCCGACCGGCATGACCGGCAACGACGACCTGGGGACCATGTCCGCCTGGCACGTCCTGTCGTCCATCGGGATCTTCCCGGTGCAGCCCGGATTCGACACCTGGGGCCTGTCCACACCGGTGTTCGAACGGGTCGACCTGGCCCTGGACCGCCGCTACCACCCCCTCGGCGCGCTGGCCGTGACGGCGGGGCCGGACGTCTCCGACGGACGCCGGTACATCCGGGCGGTACAGGGTGACGGGGTCGCGCACGACCGTACGTATCTGACGACCGACGAGCTGCGGGGCATCCGCGAGCTCGCCTTCACCGTGGGCGCGAAGCCGTCCGACTGGGGCACTGACCCGGACGCCGCGCCGCCCGTCCTGAAGTGA
- the glgC gene encoding glucose-1-phosphate adenylyltransferase: MRRGGPSVLGIVLAGGEGKRLMPLTADRAKPAVTFGGTYRLVDFVLSNLVNADILRICVLTQYKSHSLDRHITTTWRMSSLLGNYVTPVPAQQRLGPRWYLGSADALLQSLNLVHDEQPDYIAVFGADHVYRMDPRQMLTQHIESGAGVTVAGIRVPRAESSAFGVISPGTDGQSVRGFLEKPADPPGLPDDPECVFASMGNYIFTTKTLVEALHRDAEDENSVHDMGGSILPTLTDRGEAQLYDFSQNHVPGETVRDQGYWRDVGTLDAYYDAHMDLIAERPAFNLYNRSWPIYTHSGQLSPARFNAGGMASESIISAGCLIRGQVTRSVLSPGVVIDPGAVVQGSVLHDNVHVGRGAVVRGAVLDKNVQVPPGATIGVNPERDQELYTVSKGGVIGLGKGQHVS; this comes from the coding sequence ATGCGACGCGGTGGACCTTCGGTACTGGGAATCGTACTGGCGGGCGGCGAGGGCAAGAGGCTGATGCCCCTGACCGCCGACCGGGCGAAACCCGCGGTGACTTTCGGCGGAACGTACCGCCTCGTGGACTTCGTGCTCTCCAACCTCGTCAACGCCGACATCCTGCGCATCTGTGTCCTGACGCAGTACAAGTCGCACTCGCTCGACCGGCACATCACCACGACCTGGCGGATGTCCAGCCTGCTCGGCAACTATGTGACGCCGGTCCCGGCCCAGCAGCGGCTCGGCCCGCGCTGGTACCTGGGCAGCGCCGACGCGCTCCTGCAGTCCCTGAACCTCGTGCACGACGAACAGCCCGACTACATAGCGGTGTTCGGCGCCGACCACGTCTACCGCATGGACCCGCGGCAGATGCTGACCCAGCACATCGAGAGCGGCGCGGGAGTGACCGTCGCGGGCATCCGGGTGCCCCGGGCCGAATCGTCCGCCTTCGGCGTCATCTCCCCCGGGACGGACGGCCAGAGCGTCCGGGGCTTCCTGGAGAAGCCCGCCGACCCGCCGGGCCTCCCGGACGACCCGGAGTGCGTCTTCGCGTCCATGGGCAACTACATCTTCACCACCAAGACCCTGGTGGAGGCGCTGCACCGGGACGCCGAGGACGAGAACTCCGTGCACGACATGGGCGGTTCGATCCTGCCGACGCTCACCGACCGCGGCGAGGCCCAGCTGTACGACTTCAGCCAGAACCACGTGCCAGGCGAGACGGTCCGCGACCAGGGCTACTGGCGGGACGTCGGAACCCTCGACGCCTACTACGACGCCCATATGGACCTCATCGCCGAGCGGCCCGCCTTCAACCTCTACAACCGCAGCTGGCCCATCTACACCCACTCCGGCCAGCTGTCGCCGGCCCGCTTCAACGCCGGCGGCATGGCGAGCGAGTCGATCATCAGCGCGGGGTGCCTGATCCGCGGCCAGGTCACCCGGTCGGTCCTCTCGCCGGGTGTCGTCATCGATCCGGGCGCGGTCGTCCAGGGCTCGGTGCTGCACGACAACGTGCACGTGGGGCGGGGCGCGGTCGTGCGTGGCGCGGTTCTCGACAAGAACGTACAGGTGCCCCCGGGGGCGACGATCGGCGTCAACCCGGAGCGGGACCAGGAGCTCTACACGGTCTCCAAGGGCGGCGTGATCGGGCTGGGGAAGGGTCAGCACGTGTCGTAG
- the glgA gene encoding glycogen synthase, with product MRVGLLSREYPPDVYGGAGVHVEFLARELRPLTELDVHCWGEGAAGGVVRHRPWPTLDGANDALRTFSVDLSIAAALEGRELVHSHTWYANLAGHMAKLLYGIPHVMTAHSLEPLRPWKAEQLGGGYALSSWAERTAIESADAVIAVSTAMREDILGCYPSLDPAKVRVVHNGIDTSLYRPDHGTDVIDRIGLDPGRPYILFVGRITRQKGVPHLLRAVRDIDPAAQVVLCAGAPDTPEIDQEFRDLFQELSGVREGVHWIPQMLPRPDVIQLLTHAAVFVCPSVYEPLGIVNLEAMACGTAVVASRVGGIPEVVADGETGLLVSVEESAEENVARLARALDSLLADPQAARRMGEAGRERAVREFGWDTVARRTVQLYEEILKQG from the coding sequence GTGCGTGTGGGACTGCTTTCCCGGGAGTACCCGCCGGATGTGTACGGCGGTGCGGGGGTACATGTCGAGTTCCTCGCCCGGGAGTTGAGGCCCCTCACCGAACTGGACGTGCACTGCTGGGGCGAGGGCGCCGCGGGCGGAGTCGTACGCCACCGGCCCTGGCCCACGCTCGACGGCGCGAACGACGCGCTGCGCACCTTCTCCGTCGACCTCTCCATCGCCGCCGCCCTCGAAGGCCGCGAGCTCGTCCACTCGCACACCTGGTACGCCAACCTCGCGGGCCACATGGCGAAGCTGCTGTACGGCATCCCGCATGTCATGACCGCCCACTCCCTCGAGCCGCTGCGCCCCTGGAAGGCCGAGCAGCTGGGCGGCGGCTACGCCCTCTCCAGCTGGGCCGAGCGCACCGCCATCGAGTCCGCCGACGCCGTGATCGCCGTCTCCACGGCCATGCGCGAGGACATCCTCGGCTGCTACCCGTCCCTGGACCCGGCGAAGGTGCGCGTCGTGCACAACGGCATCGACACCTCCCTCTACCGGCCGGACCACGGCACCGACGTGATCGACCGCATCGGCCTCGACCCCGGCCGCCCGTACATCCTGTTCGTCGGACGCATCACCCGCCAGAAGGGCGTGCCTCATCTGCTGCGCGCGGTACGGGACATCGACCCGGCCGCCCAGGTCGTCCTGTGCGCGGGAGCCCCCGACACACCGGAGATCGACCAGGAGTTCCGCGACCTCTTCCAGGAGCTCAGCGGTGTCCGCGAGGGCGTGCACTGGATCCCGCAGATGCTGCCGCGTCCGGACGTGATCCAACTCCTCACGCACGCAGCCGTGTTCGTCTGCCCCTCGGTGTACGAGCCCCTGGGCATCGTCAACCTGGAGGCGATGGCCTGCGGCACGGCCGTGGTGGCCTCGCGGGTGGGCGGGATTCCCGAGGTCGTCGCGGACGGCGAGACCGGGCTGCTGGTGTCCGTCGAGGAGTCCGCCGAGGAGAACGTGGCGCGGCTGGCGCGTGCCCTCGACTCGCTGCTCGCCGATCCGCAGGCCGCCCGGCGCATGGGCGAGGCGGGGCGGGAGCGGGCGGTGCGGGAGTTCGGCTGGGACACGGTGGCCAGGCGGACCGTCCAGCTGTACGAGGAAATCCTCAAACAGGGGTAG